A single Methanospirillum lacunae DNA region contains:
- a CDS encoding acetate uptake transporter, whose product MGQTEQSNNTMIIAEITANPAPLGLLGFGMTTVLLNLHNAGYFTLGSMILAMGLAYGGAAQIIAGIMEWKKNNTFGTTAFTSYGLFWISLVVLLILPKMGLADGTGGSTAMAAYLAMWGIFTAFMFVGTLRANRALQFIFASLTILFFLLAIGDITGIETITRIAGYEGIICGFSAIYAGLAQVINEAHNRTILPIWPV is encoded by the coding sequence ATGGGACAGACAGAGCAATCAAATAATACAATGATAATTGCAGAAATTACTGCAAATCCTGCCCCGCTTGGACTGCTCGGATTTGGAATGACAACAGTCCTTCTCAACCTGCATAATGCCGGATATTTTACTCTGGGATCTATGATTCTTGCGATGGGGCTTGCATATGGAGGAGCCGCACAGATCATCGCAGGAATCATGGAATGGAAAAAGAATAACACGTTTGGCACGACAGCGTTTACTTCATACGGATTATTCTGGATCTCTTTGGTAGTTCTATTAATTCTGCCAAAGATGGGATTAGCTGATGGAACTGGAGGCAGTACTGCCATGGCAGCATACCTAGCGATGTGGGGTATTTTTACTGCGTTTATGTTTGTTGGAACTCTTCGGGCTAACAGGGCCCTTCAGTTTATCTTCGCATCACTGACTATACTGTTCTTCCTGCTTGCTATCGGAGATATCACAGGAATTGAAACAATTACCCGTATCGCAGGATATGAGGGAATCATCTGTGGGTTCTCTGCGATATATGCAGGACTTGCACAGGTCATTAATGAAGCACATAACCGGACAATTCTTCCTATCTGGCCGGTTTAA
- a CDS encoding DUF447 domain-containing protein, whose amino-acid sequence MNSSPFWPMQEGINEIIATVGLHAAPIGVICRDNRIMMAVFRTSHTASLIEESGLVVANIMHDPVFFVRAAFSDLSPEEFIEMNVAGRPVYRISSSLSWVVYRATIDQKTEQKLLISLEPIETKLAQSDLVPINRGRNSIIEAAVHGTRYILTRDPVLKQMIDHHVSLVKRCGGKRDLEALCLLEKFIA is encoded by the coding sequence GTGAATTCATCACCTTTCTGGCCGATGCAGGAAGGAATAAACGAGATCATTGCAACAGTCGGACTGCATGCAGCACCAATTGGGGTAATCTGCCGGGATAACCGGATCATGATGGCTGTATTCAGGACAAGTCATACGGCATCACTGATTGAAGAATCAGGTCTGGTTGTTGCAAATATCATGCATGATCCGGTATTTTTTGTCAGGGCTGCTTTTTCAGATCTAAGTCCCGAAGAGTTCATCGAAATGAATGTTGCAGGCAGACCGGTGTACAGGATCTCATCTTCATTATCCTGGGTCGTATACCGGGCAACAATCGATCAGAAGACAGAACAGAAACTATTGATCAGTCTTGAACCAATAGAAACAAAACTTGCCCAGTCAGATCTTGTTCCAATCAACAGGGGCAGAAATAGTATAATTGAAGCTGCCGTACATGGAACACGATATATCCTGACCCGGGATCCAGTTTTGAAACAGATGATTGATCATCATGTTAGTCTCGTAAAACGATGTGGTGGGAAACGGGATCTAGAGGCTCTCTGTCTGCTTGAGAAGTTCATCGCGTAA
- a CDS encoding triphosphoribosyl-dephospho-CoA synthase, which translates to MGIPPLTLTEKAQMAMMLEVCAMTKPGNVDRGHDYPDTWLEHFLFSSLFCRTAFERAEKRDGTIGELIRQATLLTGRHRGGNTHFGAFILLIPLIIGKGIEGACECIKETSIEDAILFYDAFAHTAVRVHDSDELDIHDPSVAEKLRERGMTLFDVMAHSAPQDMVAREWTGGFALTRKTADLLKEDGRGREAVSSVFLWLLAEEPDTFIAKKFGYDRSCQVRDQAIQVLAGQISHSDFDEYCIRESINPGSLADIMIAGLFVALIEGWEWDL; encoded by the coding sequence ATGGGCATCCCACCTCTCACCCTGACTGAAAAGGCACAGATGGCAATGATGCTTGAGGTCTGTGCCATGACAAAACCGGGAAATGTTGACAGGGGTCACGATTATCCTGATACCTGGCTTGAGCATTTTCTTTTTTCTTCTCTATTTTGTCGGACAGCATTTGAAAGAGCAGAAAAGAGAGATGGAACGATAGGTGAACTGATTCGGCAGGCTACTCTTCTTACCGGGCGTCACCGGGGAGGAAATACCCATTTTGGTGCATTCATTCTCCTTATACCGTTAATAATAGGCAAAGGGATTGAGGGGGCATGTGAATGCATTAAGGAAACTTCAATTGAAGATGCAATTCTCTTTTATGATGCCTTTGCCCACACAGCAGTCAGGGTTCATGACTCTGATGAACTTGACATACATGATCCCTCAGTCGCAGAAAAACTCAGAGAACGTGGGATGACGCTGTTTGATGTGATGGCCCATTCCGCTCCTCAGGATATGGTGGCCCGGGAATGGACCGGGGGCTTTGCTCTTACCCGCAAAACTGCTGACCTTCTGAAAGAGGATGGGCGGGGAAGAGAAGCAGTTTCATCAGTATTTCTCTGGCTTCTTGCTGAAGAACCTGATACATTCATTGCCAAAAAGTTTGGATATGATAGATCCTGCCAGGTTCGCGATCAGGCAATTCAGGTTCTTGCCGGTCAGATATCTCATAGCGATTTTGATGAGTACTGTATCAGGGAGAGTATAAATCCGGGTTCTCTTGCAGATATCATGATCGCAGGTCTCTTTGTAGCACTTATTGAAGGATGGGAGTGGGATCTGTGA
- a CDS encoding methanogenesis marker 9 domain-containing protein yields the protein MDNIYDLWIGERQVSIPVAIASMAGVTDGAYIRDRAAHVGIGFIGGYAIDEATISAARELSHQGREEFLPRDPIAEISAQIELVAAAGVIPGINIRASEVDSLVTLSKNIGDRALYEIDAHCRQQAMIDAGCGEFLLTHPQKLLSYVQALKITGVTVSVKIRAGVAPNDAELAKLLWKAGADIIHVDLMDFGPAKIREIRNVCPVFLIANNGVTDFEKAKDYFAHGADMVSLARRSDEKTLSGISQALAQFTREHGWYNSPKQLCRGGDIRSLAFCCMPVKPCPLLPALEKLKISPQEFVAMKMEGVKDTILEAGTSTCFGSLAYCCKDTTPCMFRDSTLKQSGIKRSIYMQQKRDLARKIMNKIFS from the coding sequence ATGGATAATATATATGACCTCTGGATAGGCGAAAGGCAGGTTTCCATTCCTGTCGCAATTGCATCCATGGCAGGGGTAACCGATGGTGCTTATATCAGGGACAGAGCAGCACATGTCGGAATTGGATTCATTGGCGGGTATGCAATAGATGAAGCAACAATATCAGCTGCCAGGGAACTCTCCCATCAGGGACGGGAAGAGTTTCTTCCAAGAGATCCAATTGCAGAAATATCAGCGCAGATCGAACTCGTAGCAGCAGCCGGAGTAATACCAGGAATAAATATCCGTGCTTCAGAGGTAGATTCTCTGGTAACTCTTTCCAAAAATATCGGAGATCGTGCACTCTATGAGATAGATGCACATTGCAGACAACAGGCCATGATTGATGCAGGATGTGGTGAATTCCTGCTTACTCATCCTCAAAAGTTGCTCTCCTATGTCCAGGCATTAAAGATTACCGGAGTTACGGTATCTGTGAAGATTCGTGCCGGGGTTGCACCAAACGATGCAGAACTTGCAAAACTTCTCTGGAAGGCTGGAGCAGATATTATCCATGTAGATCTGATGGATTTTGGACCGGCAAAGATTCGTGAGATCAGAAATGTTTGTCCGGTTTTTCTGATTGCTAATAACGGTGTAACTGACTTTGAAAAGGCAAAAGACTACTTTGCTCATGGTGCAGACATGGTATCTCTTGCCCGCAGGTCTGACGAAAAGACCCTTTCCGGAATTAGTCAGGCTCTGGCACAGTTTACCCGTGAGCATGGATGGTATAATTCTCCAAAGCAACTCTGTCGTGGAGGAGATATCAGATCTCTTGCCTTCTGCTGTATGCCGGTCAAACCCTGTCCACTACTTCCTGCACTCGAGAAACTAAAGATCTCTCCACAGGAATTTGTTGCAATGAAGATGGAAGGAGTGAAAGATACAATTCTGGAAGCTGGAACCAGTACTTGTTTTGGCAGCCTTGCATACTGCTGCAAAGATACGACCCCCTGTATGTTCAGGGATAGCACTTTAAAACAGTCAGGAATCAAGCGTTCAATCTATATGCAGCAAAAACGTGACCTTGCTAGAAAGATTATGAACAAGATCTTCTCCTGA
- the cfbA gene encoding sirohydrochlorin nickelochelatase — MGKVGILLVGHGSRKEYNKNLLTKTASLIAERHPNYIVKCGFMEFNEPSIPDSLELFRSEDIDSIAVVPLFLARGVHIDEDIPEILKLKDGEKKGTFKLQSREIPLVYADPIGPNPLLADLMAENASQALSIL, encoded by the coding sequence ATGGGAAAGGTAGGCATTCTTCTAGTAGGTCATGGAAGCAGAAAGGAATATAATAAGAACCTTTTAACAAAAACTGCTTCTCTGATTGCCGAACGTCATCCAAATTACATTGTGAAATGTGGATTTATGGAGTTTAACGAACCATCAATTCCTGATTCACTTGAACTGTTTAGGAGTGAAGATATCGACTCTATTGCAGTCGTCCCACTTTTCCTTGCACGGGGTGTTCACATCGATGAGGATATCCCGGAGATTCTGAAGCTGAAAGACGGAGAGAAGAAGGGAACATTCAAACTGCAATCTCGTGAAATTCCTCTTGTATACGCTGACCCAATTGGTCCAAACCCACTTCTCGCTGATCTGATGGCAGAGAATGCCAGTCAGGCACTTTCTATTCTCTAA
- the cfbE gene encoding coenzyme F430 synthase produces the protein MNILILDTIHGGIILGDALRDMGHDVDLVDVYRGDLTCQGSISGETALSKTYDLLIHPVHLDPAHPILRSTPCPSITHHEAVRWIIRSKPRRNFSQSHDWIEVSGARGKTTTATALASIMQGNGILHSSRGTYRYPSEEYITRMSITPASLIPVSDLLIENDWCIAEISLGFTGISGLAILTSDEDYQVAAGKLSARTLKHLSALSCKKVLVAPDVSFVHDSVINAGDLTRVCGTTCMYSFNGIEGSYENLLLTLEGYRVPLQLATAAALILGYNPDKLENFASLPGRMKIEKSDGRMIIDNASTGACLKTTCDAISLLRNSHDENFQYILIIGQEARAVCENFSDEEIIGVITKEHPDQVILVAGDDRMDTSTISDACKKQSIPMTISHSIPEGIHIAKQIPSCPIVVSVKTWR, from the coding sequence ATGAATATTTTAATCCTTGACACCATTCATGGCGGGATTATACTAGGTGATGCCCTGCGTGATATGGGTCATGATGTGGATCTTGTTGATGTATACAGAGGGGATCTTACATGTCAGGGAAGTATTTCCGGTGAAACTGCGTTATCAAAAACCTATGATCTGTTGATTCACCCGGTCCATCTGGATCCCGCTCACCCAATTTTGAGATCAACCCCCTGTCCATCTATCACTCACCATGAAGCGGTCAGATGGATTATCAGATCAAAACCCAGGAGAAATTTTTCACAATCCCATGACTGGATTGAAGTTTCAGGGGCAAGAGGAAAAACAACAACTGCGACAGCCCTTGCATCCATTATGCAGGGAAATGGAATCCTTCATTCATCAAGGGGAACCTATCGGTACCCGAGTGAGGAATATATCACCAGGATGAGTATAACTCCTGCTTCTCTCATTCCGGTCTCCGATCTTTTAATAGAAAATGACTGGTGCATTGCTGAAATTTCACTTGGGTTTACCGGGATTAGTGGTTTGGCAATTCTGACATCAGATGAAGATTACCAGGTCGCTGCAGGAAAACTGAGTGCTCGAACACTCAAGCATCTGAGTGCACTTTCATGCAAAAAAGTCCTGGTGGCACCGGACGTATCCTTTGTTCATGATTCAGTAATCAATGCTGGCGATCTCACCAGGGTTTGTGGAACAACATGTATGTACTCCTTTAACGGGATCGAAGGGTCGTATGAAAATCTCCTCTTAACCCTGGAAGGATACCGGGTCCCACTGCAGCTGGCAACAGCAGCTGCGCTCATTTTGGGGTACAATCCGGATAAACTTGAAAATTTTGCATCACTCCCCGGCCGGATGAAGATCGAAAAAAGTGATGGGAGAATGATCATAGATAATGCCAGCACCGGGGCATGCCTGAAGACTACCTGTGATGCTATATCCCTGCTCAGAAATTCACACGATGAAAATTTTCAATACATATTGATCATAGGTCAGGAAGCACGAGCTGTGTGTGAAAATTTTTCTGATGAGGAGATCATCGGTGTGATCACCAAAGAACATCCAGACCAGGTCATCCTTGTAGCTGGCGATGACCGTATGGATACCAGTACAATATCAGATGCATGTAAAAAACAGTCAATCCCAATGACAATATCACATTCAATACCTGAAGGAATACATATTGCAAAACAGATTCCTTCCTGCCCAATCGTTGTATCAGTAAAAACCTGGAGGTAA
- the cfbD gene encoding Ni-sirohydrochlorin a,c-diamide reductive cyclase catalytic subunit: protein MKYMQPRPSSIVAALYTARDLGVTVSILHGPSGCSFKHARLLEEDGMKVLTTSLSENEFVFGGQDRLIEVLKYAEKEFKPSRMAVVGTCVSLIIGEDLEAAIEMADLATETIAVDIHAGFAENIDGVIATLEPANRAGWISDEELSRQKDLLKKANEVERLRGAAMKSYIEPSRGDLKHVAAMRLMDLVREGKSGVAIMNAKKETAYMFADILLGLHDAAPDAHVIYSANLEMKGLPKVQRDAERISTELTSRGLSFTSQGALDEYGATGDHLGSWIQNIKPDFALIVGVPHAIPAHYLDGIECFSVTNGPRQVGPLKEQGHAHVMVEVDLHPRTLGVTSIVESEFGAVLRSLV from the coding sequence ATGAAATATATGCAGCCACGACCGAGTTCAATTGTAGCAGCCTTGTATACAGCCCGGGATCTGGGCGTCACCGTCTCAATTCTTCATGGCCCTTCGGGTTGCTCGTTTAAACATGCACGCCTCCTTGAAGAGGATGGAATGAAAGTCCTGACAACTTCATTATCTGAAAATGAGTTTGTCTTCGGAGGACAGGATCGGCTTATTGAAGTTCTCAAATATGCTGAAAAAGAGTTCAAGCCATCCAGAATGGCGGTGGTGGGAACATGTGTCTCTCTGATAATTGGTGAAGATCTTGAGGCTGCCATAGAGATGGCTGACCTCGCCACTGAGACTATTGCAGTAGACATTCATGCAGGTTTTGCTGAAAATATTGATGGTGTTATTGCCACTCTTGAACCGGCAAACCGGGCAGGATGGATAAGCGATGAAGAACTTTCAAGGCAGAAGGATCTTCTGAAAAAAGCAAATGAGGTAGAACGGCTACGTGGGGCAGCGATGAAGAGTTATATCGAGCCATCACGGGGAGACCTGAAACATGTTGCTGCAATGAGGCTCATGGACCTTGTTCGTGAAGGGAAATCCGGGGTTGCCATAATGAATGCCAAGAAAGAGACGGCATACATGTTTGCAGATATTCTCCTCGGTCTTCATGATGCTGCCCCTGATGCTCATGTCATCTATTCAGCAAATCTCGAGATGAAGGGTCTGCCAAAAGTGCAGCGGGATGCTGAGAGAATATCCACCGAACTCACAAGCAGGGGTCTTTCTTTCACATCACAGGGTGCACTTGACGAGTACGGAGCAACAGGAGATCACCTGGGGTCATGGATACAGAATATCAAACCTGATTTTGCTTTGATTGTGGGAGTTCCTCACGCAATCCCGGCCCATTACCTTGATGGGATCGAATGTTTCTCTGTAACCAACGGCCCACGTCAGGTAGGACCACTCAAAGAACAGGGTCATGCCCATGTAATGGTTGAAGTTGATCTGCATCCCCGGACTCTCGGGGTTACTTCGATTGTGGAAAGTGAATTCGGAGCAGTGCTCCGGAGTCTTGTATGA